The Chrysiogenia bacterium region CCGCTCAACCCTTCGAGACGGCCCTTCGGGCCTCCTCAGGGCGAACGGGAATATGCCCGGACTACATCTAGACGGCGTCCACCACGCGCCTGAGTTTCTCGCGCACCTCGCCGGCGACTTCGCCGAGTGAGGGATTTTCCACGGCGCTCATCGATGCGACCGGGTCGACGGCGGCCACCTCGACGCGGCCGGATTCGTCGGCGCGCACGACCACATTGCACGGGAGCATGGTCCCGATCTTGTTCTCGGCCTGCAGGGCCTGGTGGGCGAATCCGGGATTGCAGGCGCCGAGGATGAGATAGGCGGGCATCTCCGCGCCGAGCTTCTTCTTCATGGTCGCCTGCACGTCGATCTCCGTCAGGACGCCAAAGCCTTCCTTGCCAAGCTCGGCGCGCACTTTC contains the following coding sequences:
- a CDS encoding DUF302 domain-containing protein, whose protein sequence is MGCGGAGHGRDSRGDWRGRARPCQYRRNCPRQEAPVSYYFSKLVSAPFPEVVEKVRAELGKEGFGVLTEIDVQATMKKKLGAEMPAYLILGACNPGFAHQALQAENKIGTMLPCNVVVRADESGRVEVAAVDPVASMSAVENPSLGEVAGEVREKLRRVVDAV